GGAGAGCCGGCTCGAGCCATTTCCGGCGGACGAACGCAGCAGGGGATAAAGAGGACCGATCGCGTATGGCGCTGACCGTGCAGAATAACTTTCGCGTTCGACGGAATTTCGGAAAGATCAACAAGATCGCGGAGATCCCCAACCTCATCGCGATCCAGAAGTCGAGCTACGACAAGTTCCTGCAGGCCGACGTCCCCCCCGAGAAGCGCGACGACACCGGGCTGCAGGGGGTCTTCAAGTCGGTCTTCCCGATCAAGGACTTCAACGAGACGAGCTCGCTCGAGTTCGTGAGCTACCACCTCGAGAAGCCCAAGTACGACGTCGACGAGTGCCACCAGCGCGGCATGACGTTCTCCGCGCCGATCAAGGTGGTCGTGCGCCTGGTCGTCTGGGACAAGGACGAGGAGACCGGCGCGCAGTCCATCCGCGACGTCAAGGAGCAGGAGGTCTACTTCGGCGAGATCCCGCTCATGACGGACAACGGGACCTTCATCATCAACGGGACCGAGCGCGTCGTGGTGAGCCAGCTGCACCGCTCCCCGGGCGCCTTCTTCGACCACGACAAGGGCAAGAGCCACTCGTCGGGCAAGATCCTGTTCAACGCCCGCATCATCCCGTACCGCGGCTCGTGGATCGACTTCGAGTTCGACCACAAGGACATCCTCTACGTGCGCATCGACCGGCGCCGCAAGCTGCCCGCGACGGTGCTGCTGCGCGCGCTCGGCGCGGTGCCCGACACGGCCAAGAAGGACCCGGTCGACTTCCGCGGCACGGCCGAGGAGATCCTCAAGTACTACTACGACACCGAGATCATCCGGATCGAGGGGAAGGGGAAGTACGAGAAGGACCTCAACCCCGAGCTGCTCAAGGGCCAGCGCGCCACGCGCGACATCAAGGACCCGAAGACCGGCGAGGTGATCGTCAAGAAGAACCGGAAGTACACCGAGGGCGCGATCAAGAAGCTGGTCGCCGCCAAGCTGAAGTCGCTGCCCATCGAGGCGGAGGAGGTCCACACCAAGATCTCCGCCGAGGACGTGGTCGACGAGGCGACCGGCGAGGTGCTGCTCGAGGTGAACGAGGAGGTCACCGAGGAGAAGGTCGAGGAGCTGCGCAAGCGCGACATCAAGGAGCTGCGCGTCCTCTTCATCGACAACCTCAACGTCCTCCCGTCGCTCCGCGACACGCTCATGCAGGACAAGATCTCCACGCCCGAGGAGGCGATCATGGAGATCTACAAGCGCCTCCGCCCGGGTGATCCGCCGACCCCGGAGACGGCGACGAACCTGTTCGTCAACCTGTTCTTCAACGCCGAGCGGTACGACCTGTCGAAGGTCGGCCGGCTCAAGCTCAACTACAAGTTCGGGATCGACGAGCCGCTCGACAACCAGGTGCTGACGAAGCGCGACGTGCTCGAGGTGGTGCGCTTCCTCATCGACCTCAAGAACGGCAAGCCCAACAAGGACATCGACGACATCGACCACCTCGGCAACCGCCGCGTCCGCGCGGTGGGCGAGCTGCTCGAGAACCAGTACCGCATCGGTCTCGTCCGCATGGAGCGCGCGATCAAGGAGCGCATGAGCCTCCAGGAGATCGAGACGCTCATGCCGCACGATCTCATCAACGCGAAGCCGGTGACGGCCGTCATCAAGGAGTTCTTCGGCTCGTCGCAGCTCTCGCAGTTCATGGATCAGACGAACCCGCTCTCCGAGGTCACGCACAAGCGGCGCCTCTCCGCCCTCGGGCCGGGCGGCCTCACCCGCGAGCGCGCCGGCTTCGAGGTGCGCGACGTCCACTCCACGCACTACGGCCGCATCTGCCCCATCGAGACGCCGGAAGGCCCGAACATCGGCCTCATCGCGTCGCTCTCGACCTACGCGCGCGTCAACGAGTACGGCTTCGTCGAGACCCCCTACCGGAAGGTGGAGAAGGGCCGCGTCACCGACGAGGTGAAGTTCTACTCGGCGCTGGAGGAGGAGCAGCACATCATCGCGCAGGCCAACGCTCCGGTGGACAAGAAGGGCAACTTCACCGGCGCCCAGGTCTCCTGCCGCAAGCACGGTGAGTACGTGCAGGCGAAGCCGGAGGACGTGGACCTGATGGACGTGTCGCCGAACCAGCTCGTCTCGGTGGCCGCCTCGCTGGTGCCGTTCCTCGAGAACGACGACGCCAACCGCGCCCTCATGGGCTCGAACATGCAGCGCCAGGCGGTGCCGCTGCTCCGCACCGACGCGCCGCTGGTCGGCACCGGCATCGAGGCCATCGTCGCCCGCGACTCGGGCGTGACGGTGGTGGCGAAGCGCGACGGCGTGGTGCAGTCCGTCGACGCGGCCCGCATCGTGGTGAAGGCGGACGTGGCGACCTCGACCACCGACGTGGCCAACGAGGTCGACATCTACAACCTCATCAAGTACCAGCGCTCGAACCAGAACACCTGCATCAACCAGAAGCCCATCGTGAAGCCGGGCGAGCGGGTGAAGAAGGGCGACGTCATCGGCGACGGGCCGGCCACCGAGATGGGCGAGCTCGCGCTCGGCCAGAACGTGGTCGTCGCCTTCATGCCGTGGCAGGGCTACAACTTCGAGGACTCGATCCTGCTCTCGGAGCGCCTGCTCAAGGAGGACGTCTACACCTCGATCCACATCGAGGAGTTCGAGTGCATCGCGCGCGACACCAAGCTCGGCAAGGAGGAGATCACGCGCGACATCCCGAACGTCGGTGAGGAGGCCCTCAAGGACCTCGACGAGTCGGGCATCATCCGCATCGGCGCCGAGGTGAAGCCGGGCGACATCCTGGTCGGCAAGATCACGCCCAAGGGCGAGACCCAGCTCTCCCCCGAGGAGAAGCTGCTCCGCGCCATCTTCGGCGAGAAGGCCGGCGACGTCCGCGACAGCTCGCTGCGCGTGCCGCCGGGCGTCTCCGGCACCGTCATCAACGCCAAGGTCTTCAGCCGCAAGGGCGTCGACAAGGACGAGCGCGCCAAGGCCATCGAGGAGATGGAGGAGGCGAAGCTCCTCAAGGACCAGAACGACGAGATCCGCATCATCCAGGACTCGGCGTACGGCAAGATCCGCCGGCTGCTGGTGGGCAAGGAGGTCTCAGCCCGCCTGGTCGACGACCAGGGCAACCAGCTCCTCAAGAAGGGCGACGTCCTCTCGGACGAGCTGCTCGACGCCATCCCGCAGCGCTACTGGGGCGAGATCGCGGCGCCGTCCGAGGTGCAGGACAAGGTCCGCAAGGTGGTCCAGAACTTCGAGGAGCAGCGCGAGCTCATCAAGCTGCTGTTCGGGGAGAAGATCGGCCGCCTCAAGAAGGGCGACGAGCTGCCGCCGGGCGTCATCAAGATGGTGAAGGTGTACGTCGCCATCAAGCGCAAGCTGGCCGTCGGCGACAAGATGGCCGGCCGCCACGGCAACAAGGGCGTCGTCTCCCGCGTGCTGCCCGAGGAGGACCTGCCGTACCTCGAGGACGGCACCCCGGTCGACATCGTCCTCAACCCGCTGGGCGTGCCGTCGCGCATGAACGTGGGCCAGATCCTGGAGACGCACCTGGGCTGGGCCGCGCTCAACGTCGGCAAGCGCATCCAGGAGATGATCGAGAAGAAGTTCGGCCCCGAGCAGATCCGGAAGGGCCTGAAGAAGGTCTTCCCCGGCGACGACGTCCGCACCGAGAAGATCGCCCAGCTCATCGACGAGGTGCCGGACAAGGAGCTGCCGCGCCTGGCCGAGAAGTTCATGCGGGGCGCGCACGTGGCGACGCCGGTGTTCGACGGCGCCCAGGAGGACGAGATCACCGGGCTGCTCTCCACCGGCGGGTGCACCATGCAGTCGGTGCTCTTCGACGGGCGCACCGGCGAGCCGTTCGACGCCGACGTCACGGTGGGCGTCATGTACATGCTGAAGCTGCACCACCTCGTGGACGAGAAGATCCACGCCCGGAGCATCGGGCCGTACTCGCTCGTCACCCAGCAGCCGCTGGGCGGCAAGGCGCAGTTCGGCGGTCAGCGGCTCGGCGAGATGGAGGTGTGGGCCATGGAGGCGTACGGCGCCGCCTACTCGCTGCAGGAGTTCCTGACCGTGAAGTCCGACGACGTGGTCGGCCGCACCCGGATGTACGAGGCCATCGTCAAGGGCGAGAACACGCTGGAGTCGGGCCTGCCCGAGTCCTTCAACGTGCTCATCAAGGAGATGCAGAGCCTCGCGCTCGACGTGGAGCTGCTCGAGTCGCCCGAGGCGCAGCGCGAGCGCGAGCTCCAGGAGGCCTCCGCCACGGCGGGCGATCCGCTCGCCCCTCGGCCGGAGAAGAAGACGGCGTAAAGGTTCGGGAGGGGGCCCCGCGCAGCGGGGGAGGGGCGTAGCCCCTCGAGCCGGGGCGCCTGAGGGGGTGCGGCGGAGCCGCTCCCGAAGGCGCACGGGACCCGGCGGGCAGGAGTGGGGCCCCGGCGAGCTTGGCTCGACGGGGCGAGGGCGCAGCCCTCGAAAGGATCAACGTGAAGGACATCTTCAATTTCTTCGAGAAGCCGAAGGACCCGCTCTCGTTCTCGGCCATGCGCATCTCGCTGGCCAGCCCGGACAAGATCCGGCAGTGGTCGCACGGCGAGGTCAAGAAGCCGGAGACGATCAACTACCGCACGTTCAAGCCGGAGCGGGACGGCCTCTTCTGCGCGAAGATCTTCGGCCCCGTGAAGGACTACGAGTGCAACTGCGGCAAGTACAAGCGCATGAAGCACCGCGGGGTGGTGTGCGAGAAGTGCGGCGTCGAGGTGATCCAGTCCAAGGTGCGCCGCGAGCGCCTCGGGCACATCACGCTCGCCACGCCGGTGGCGCACATCTGGTTCCTGAAGAGCCTGCCGAGCCGCATCGGCAACCTGCTCGACATCACGCTCAAGGACCTGGAGAAGGTCCTGTACTGTGAGTCGTACATCGTCATCGACCCCAAGGAGTCCACGCTCCAGCGGGGCGAGCTCCTCTCCGAGGACCGCTACGGCAAGCTCCTCGACGAGCTGGGCGAGGACGCCTTCCTGGCCGGCATGGGCGGCGAGGCCGTCCTGCAGCTCCTGCGCGCCATCGAGGTGAACTCGCTCTCCGAGCTGCTCCGCAAGGAGATGCGCGAGGCCACCAGCGACGCCAAGCGGAAGAAGATCGCGAAGCGCCTCAAGGTGGTCGAGGCCTTCGTCGAGTCGGGCAACAAGCCCGACTGGATGATGCTCGAGGTCATCCCGGTCATCCCGCCCGACCTGCGCCCGCTGGTGCCGCTCGACGGCGGCCGCTTCGCGACCTCGGACCTCAACGACCTCTACCGGCGCGTCATCAACCGCAACAACCGCCTGAAGCGGCTCCAGGAGCTGAACGCCCCCGACATCATCATCCGCAACGAGAAGCGGATGCTGCAGGAGGCGGTGGACGCGCTCTTCGACAACGGGCGCCGCGGCAAGACCATCACCGGCCCGAACAAGCGCCCGCTCAAGTCGCTCTCCGACATGCTGAAGGGCAAGCAGGGCCGGTTCCGCCAGAACCTGCTCGGCAAGCGCGTCGACTACTCGGGCCGCTCCGTCATCGTGGTCGGCCCCGAGCTCAAGCTGCACCAGTGCGGCCTGCCGAAGATCATGGCGCTCGAGCTGTTCAAGCCGTTCATCTACAACAAGCTCGAGGAGAAGGGGTACGTCACCACCATCAAGAGCGCGAAGAAGATGGTGGAGAAGGAGCGCCCCGAGGTCTGGGACATCCTCGACGACGTGATCCGCGAGCACCCGGTGCTCCTGAACCGCGCCCCGACCCTGCACCGCCTCGGCATCCAGGCGTTCGAGCCGGTCCTCATCGAGGGCAAGGCGATCCAGCTCCACCCGCTCGTCTGCACCGCCTTCAACGCCGACTTCGACGGCGACCAGATGGCGGTCCACGTGCCGCTCTCCATCGAGGCTCAGATGGAGGCGCGCGTGCTCATGATGAGCACGAACAACATCCTCTCGCCCGCGCACGGCAAGCCCATCATCGTGCCGAGCCAGGACATCGTGCTCGGCATCTACTACATGACGCGCGAGCGTGCCTTCGCCAAGGGCGAGGGCAAGACCTTCGCGTCGCCGCAGGAGGTCCGCGCCGCCTACGACCAGGGCGAGATCGAGCTGCAGGCGAAGATCACCGTCCGCATGGACGGCAAGCGCGTCGACACCACGACCGGGCGCGTGCTGCTCTTCGACATCATCCCGAAGCGGCTGACCTTCGACGCCATCAACAAGGTGATGGACAAGAAGCAGCTCCAGAACCTCATCGACCTCACCTACCGCCTGTGCGGGGAGAAGGAGACCGTCCTCCTCGCCGACCGCGTGCGGTCCATGGGCTACGGCAACGCGACCAAGGCCGGCATCTCGATCGCGCTGTCGAACATGCACATCCCTCGGAAGAAGGGCGCCCTGCTCGACCGCGCCAGCGCCGAGGTGGCGGACATCGAGAACCAGTACACCGAGGGTCTCATCACCAAGGGCGAGCGGTACAACAAGGTCATCGACATCTGGGCGCAGGTCACCGAGGAGGTGGCCCAGGAGATGATGACCGAGATCGGGACCGAGACCGCCGTCGGGATCGGCAAGGACGGGAAGCGCGAGGAGCGCCGCCAGCCGTCCTTCAACCCGATCTACATCATGGCCGACTCGGGAGCCCGCGGCTCCGCCCAGCAGATCCGCCAGCTGGCCGGCATGCGCGGCCTCATGGCCAAGCCCTCGGGCGAGATCATCGAGACGCCGATCACCGCCAACTTCCGCGAGGGCCTCAACGTCCTCCAGTACTTCATCTCGACGCACGGCGCCCGCAAGGGCCTCGCCGACACGGCGCTCAAGACGGCCAACTCCGGCTACCTGACCCGCCGCCTGGTCGACGTGGCGCAGGACGCCATCATCACCGAGTACGACTGCGGCGCGATGGACGGCATCACCCTCGGCTCCCTGGTGGAGGGCGGCGAGATCATCGAGCCCATGGGCGAGCGCATCCTCGGCCGCGTGGCGCTGGAGGACATCGTCGACCCGTTCTCGAGCGCGGTGCTGGTGAAGGCGAACGAGGAGATCGACGAGGCCAAGGTCAAGGCGATCGAGAACGCCGGCATCGACAAGGTGCGCATCCGCTCGGTGCTGACCTGCCAGGCGCGGCGCGGCATCTGCGTCGAGTGCTACGGGCGAGACCTCGCCCGCGGGCGGAAGGTGAACATCGGCGAGGCGGTCGGCGTCATCGCCGCCCAGTCGATCGGCGAGCCGGGCACCCAGCTCACCATGCGCACCTTCCACATCGGCGGCGCGGCCTCCCGGCGCGCCGAGCAGTCCACGGTGGAGAACCGCAACCCCGGCGTCGTGAAGTTCTCGAACGTGAACGTGGCCAAGAAGAAGGATGGCACGCTCATCGTCATGAACCGCAACGGCGAGATCATCGTCGCCGACGACCAGGGCCGCGAGCGCGAGCGCTACGGCGTGGTCTACGGCGCCAAGGTGCTGGTCCGCGAGGGGCAGAAGATCGAGGGCAACACGCTGCTCGCCGAGTGGGATCCCTACTCGATGCCGATCATCACCGAGGTGGCCGGCCGCGTGAAGTACGGCGACCTCGTCGACGGCGTCACCTACACCGAGCAGCTCGACGAGGTGACCGGCCTCGCCCGCAAGGTGGTCATCGCCTCGAAGGACCCCGACGCGCGCCCGCGCGTGTCGATCAAGGACGACAAGGGCCAGACGCGCAACCTGCCCAACTCCGAGGCGCAGGCGCGCTACATGCTGCCCGAGGGCGCCAACATCGTGGTGAACGACGGCGACGAGGTCGACGCCGGCGAGATCATCGCCAAGATGCCGCGCGAGACCATGAAGACGAAGGACATCACCGGCGGTCTGCCGCGGGTGGCCGAGCTCTTCGAGGCCCGCAAGCCCAAGGAGCACGCCGTCATCTCCGAGATCGACGGCGTGGTGAGCTTCGGCAAGGACACCAAGGGCAAGCGCAAGGTCGTCATCACGCCCGAGGTGGACGGCAAGCTCCGCGGCGACCTGGGCAAGGAGTACCTGATCGGCAAGGGCAAGCACATCAGCGTGCACCAGGGCGACCGCGTCCGCGCCGGCGAGGCGCTCATGGACGGCGCCGCCAACCCGCACGACATCCTGAAGGTGCTCGGGGAGAAGGAGCTCGCGCACTACATGGTGGACGAGGTGCAGGAGGTCTACCGGCTCCAGGGCGTGAAGATCAACGACAAGCACATCGAGACCATCGTGCGGCAGATGCTGCGCCGCGTGCGGATCTCCGACGTGGGCGACACGAGCTTCCTCTCCGACGAGCAGGTCGAGAAGTTCGTGTTCGAGGAGGAGAACGACAAGGTGATGGCGGCCGGCGGGAAGCCGGCGCAGGGCGAGCCGCTGCTGCTCGGCATCACCAAGGCCTCGCTCTCCACCGAGTCGTTCATCTCGGCGTCCTCGTTCCAGGAGACGACCAAGGTGCTCACCGAGGCCGCCATCAGCGGCAAGGTGGACCACCTCCGCGGCCTCAAGGAGAACGTCATCATGGGCCGGCTCATCCCCGCCGGCACCGGGCTCGGCGCCTACAAGCACCTCGACATCGAGGTCGAGACGCCGGTCGACGCGGTGGAGCAGGCCGAGGAAGCGCTGGCGGTCGCCGGCGAGGACTAGCGGAAACTACCGCGGTCGGGTCGCACTCGAGGTCCGGTCCCTGATGGGGGCCGGACCTCGTGCTTTTCAGGTTGGCGTGTTGAGGGCAGGAGGCGAGGGCCTGGCAGGACGGCCTCTCGGGTGCTGTGCGATCGAGCACGCCCCATCGGAGACCGCCACCTTGATGACAAACAACTTTCGATGCTTACCCTTCTCGAACCTAGAGGCTCCGTCTGGGAGGCTAGCCAGAGGCTCGGCACGCTCCATATTCGCGCGACACCCTTCCGTTCTGGCTGGTGTGCGCTCCAGATGGCAACTGCCGATAATGCCCAGTCTCAGCGGGGCTGGACGAAGATTGACTCGACAGGTCCAGTATCTTAAACTGACGTTACGTAACCTACCCCCTCGGTCTTCCCAAGGTCTCGTCGCGTCGGAAAAGGTGAGGAAATGAGGACTGCCACCCCCCAGCGCAGCAGCAGAGAGTTCGAGGAGCTCGCCCCGTACCTCAAGGCCGTGCGCGACTACCCGCCGTTGACGCGCGAGGACGAGCACGCGCTCGCGCTGCGCGCTCGCCGCGGCGAGGGCTCCGCGAAGCAGAAGCTGGTCCGCCACAACCTCGCGTTCGTGGTCGCCATCGCCCGCAAGCAGCGCCGCGGGACGGTCCGGCTCGACGACCTCATCCAGGAGGGCAACGTCGGGCTCATGCGCGCGGTCGAGAAGTTCGATCCGCACGCCGGGACCCGCTTCTCGACCTACGCGGTGTGGTGGATCCGCGCCTACATCGGGAAGTACCTCAAGGAGGCGCGCTCCACCGTGCGGCCGCAGAGCGGCACGGTCGCGCAGCCGGACCTCTCGCTCGACAGCGCCATCGACGAGGAGGGGGACGTCACCCACCTCGAGCGCATCGAGGACGACGGCCCCGGGCCGGAGGACACCTACCTCTCGGCCGAGGGCGACCGCGAGGTGCGCGACGCGCTCGGCAAGGTGCGCAAGCGGATCGGCGAGCTGGGCTGGGACATCGTCCACAACCGGCTGCAGCAGGACTCGCCCAAGACGCTGGAGGAGATCGGCAAGCGCTGGGGCGTGTCGCGCGAGCGCGTCCGCCAGGTCGAGCTCAAGACGAAGCAGTTCCTGAACCGGTACCTCGAGCCGGTCGGGCACGACTCCGACCTGGAGAGCGCCGCCTAGCGGCGGCCCTCGGCTACTCGGTCCTTCCCGGGCCCGCCACCGCGCAGGTGGCGGGCCCGGTCTCGTCTCGGGCTCCGGCGCGGCGGTCCGCGCCTCGGTCGCGCCGGTCCGCGGCGCGGCGCCCCGCGCGCGCGGCCGCGTCCGGGGCCGCGACGATCCATGTCCCGGCGCCGGGCACGGGGGCTGCACCGTGCGTCCGGCATGGTCGAGCAAGAGGCGGCGCGGGGGGAGCGGCGACCGCCCGGCAGCCGCCGCATCCCGGCGCAGCTCTGGGACGCGGCGGCGGAGGCGCGCCGCCTGCGCGAGGAGGCGGCCGCCGAGGCCGGGCGCCTGCTCCAGGCGGCGCGTGAGGAGACGGAGAGGCTGCGGGCCGCGGCCGCAGAGGCTGGGAGGGAGGAGGGCCTCGCGCGCGCCACCGAGCTCGTCGCCCGCGCCGCGCTCGCGCGCGAGCGGCTCCTGGCGGGCGCGCGGGCGGAGCTGGCGGACCTCGCGCTCGAGCTGGCCCGCCGGATCGTGACGCGCGCCGCGGCGCTCGACCCCGAGGTGGTGATCGAGCTGGCGGGCCGCGCGCTCGAGGTCGCGCGCGGCCACTCCGCCCTGACCGTGCGCGCTCACCCGGAGGACCTCGCCGCCCTCCGCGCGGCCGAGCCGCGGCTCGCCGGCGGCGCGGGCGGGGGGCGCGCCCTCGCCTGGGCCGCTGATCCGGCGCTCGCGCGCGGCGAGGTGCGGGTCGAGACCGAGGCGGGCGCGGTGGACGCCCGCCTCGCGCCGCAGCTCGAGGCGCTCGGCCGCGCGCTGCGGGCCGAGGAGGACGGCTGGTGAGCCCGCTCGGCCTGCGCGCCCGCCTGGCGCGGGCGCCCGAGCGGGCGCCGCTCGCCTGGAGCGGGCGGGTGGTGGAGCTGACCGGCCTCGCGGTGCGCGCCGCCCTCGGCCCGGTCCGGCGGGGGGAGCTGTGCCTGGTCGCCCGCGGCTGCGCCCCGCCGCTGCCGGCGGAGGTGGTGGGCTTCCGCGGCGAGGAGGCGGTGCTCCTGCCGCTGGGCGAGACGCGCGGGCTGGCCCTCGGCGCGGCGGTCACGCCCACCGGGCGGCCGCTCTCCTTCGGCGCCGGGCGCGCGCTGCTGGGGCGGGTCCTCGACGGCCTCGGCCGGCCGATCGACGGGGGCCCCGCGCCGGTCGGGCTCGTCCCGTGGGCGGTGGAGCGCCCGGCGCCGCCCCCGCTCGCGCGCCGGCGGGTGTCGGCGCCGCTCGGGCTCGGCGTGCGCGCGCTCGACGCGCTCCTCACCGCCGGCGAGGGGCAGCGGCTCGGGCTGTTCGCCGGCGCCGGGGTCGGCAAGTCGACGCTGCTCGGGCAGATCGCGCGCGGCACGGCCGCGGAGGCGGTGGTGGTGGGGCTCGTCGGGGAGCGCGGCCGCGAGGTGCGGGACTTCGTGGAGGGGGCGCTCGGGCCGGAGGGGCTGGCGCGGAGCGTGGTGGTGGCGGCCACCAGCGACGCGCCGGCGCTGGTGCGCCTGCAGGCGGCGCACGTGGCCACCGCGCTGGCGGAGTGGTTCGCCGAGGTGGAGGGGCGGCGCGTGCTGCTGCTCCTCGACAGCCTCACCCGCTACGCGCGCGCGCAGCGGGAGGTCGGGCTGGCCGCGGGGGAGCCGCCGGCGCGCCAGGGCTACCCGCCGTCCGTGTTCGCGGCGCTGCCGCGGCTGCTCGAGCGCGCCGGGCAGCGCGCGCGGGGGACGGTGACGGCCGTCTACACGGTGCTGGTGGCGGGCGGGGATCTGGAGGAGCCCATCGCGGACGAGGTGCGCGGCATCCTCGACGGCCACGTGGTGCTCGATCGCGGCCTGGCCGCGCGCGGCCGGTTCCCGGCGGTGGACGTGCTGCAGAGCGTGTCGCGGGTCATGCCGCAGGTGGTGAGCGCGCGCCACGGGGCGCTGGCCGCGCGCGCGCGGCGGCTCCTCGCCGCGCTGGACCGGCAGCAGGATCTGCTCGCGCTCGGCGCCTACCGGGCCGGGAGCGATCCCGAGGCGGACGAGGCGCTCCTCCGCCGCGGGGCCCTGGAGCACCTCCTGGCGCAGGAGGCGGCGGAGGTGACGACGCTGGCGGAGGCGATCGCGGCGCTCGAGGAGGCGCTCGCGTGAGGACCGGCGGCGCGCTGGCGGCCCTGGTCGCGGTGCGGCGGCGCGAGGAGGAGCGGGCCGGGGCGGCGCTCGCGGAGGCGCTCGGGCGGGAGGAGCGCGCCCGCGCGGGTGCGCGGGCGGCCGCGGCGGCGCTGGCGGCCGGCCCGGCGCCGGGCCCGGCGGCGGCCG
This Anaeromyxobacter diazotrophicus DNA region includes the following protein-coding sequences:
- a CDS encoding FliI/YscN family ATPase produces the protein MSPLGLRARLARAPERAPLAWSGRVVELTGLAVRAALGPVRRGELCLVARGCAPPLPAEVVGFRGEEAVLLPLGETRGLALGAAVTPTGRPLSFGAGRALLGRVLDGLGRPIDGGPAPVGLVPWAVERPAPPPLARRRVSAPLGLGVRALDALLTAGEGQRLGLFAGAGVGKSTLLGQIARGTAAEAVVVGLVGERGREVRDFVEGALGPEGLARSVVVAATSDAPALVRLQAAHVATALAEWFAEVEGRRVLLLLDSLTRYARAQREVGLAAGEPPARQGYPPSVFAALPRLLERAGQRARGTVTAVYTVLVAGGDLEEPIADEVRGILDGHVVLDRGLAARGRFPAVDVLQSVSRVMPQVVSARHGALAARARRLLAALDRQQDLLALGAYRAGSDPEADEALLRRGALEHLLAQEAAEVTTLAEAIAALEEALA